The following are encoded in a window of Penicillium oxalicum strain HP7-1 chromosome II, whole genome shotgun sequence genomic DNA:
- a CDS encoding 3-phytase A, translating into MTDLYRGDMSHLDEKQDLLSISPYSGSYDHHSSRRKPRSLATRCLTLLFALVLLVAGYVIVGHGLSLSREVATNDEARARPGSDASNIPARPAVKQVSHRVRTCDTVDGGYQCFPQLSHRWGQYSPYFSLANTGLPSEVPEKCELTFVQVLSRHGARYPTASKSKKYKSLIQAIQANATAYNGQSVFLRAYNYTLGSEDLTSFGEHQMINSGIKFYQRYAALTRDHVPFIRSSDSSRVVASGQLFIQGYEQSKAQDCDADHSQDHAAINVLISEAPGANNTLNHNTCAAFEADKLGDQVSAKYTALIAPPMAQRLHHDLPGVTLTDDQVIYLMDMCAYDTVATTPGATSLSPFCALFTDTEWSQYNYLQSLGKYYGYGAGNPLGPTQGVGFINELIARMTHSPVHDHTTSNRTLDAPGADSFPTNRTLYADFTHDNGMIPIFFALGLYNGSDPLPLDRIVPATQADGYSAAWRCRLRRAPISK; encoded by the coding sequence ATGACAGATCTTTACCGAGGAGACATGTCCCATCTGGATGAAAAGCAGGACCTTTTGAGTATCTCGCCATATTCTGGGAGTTATGACCACCACTCCTCTCGCAGGAAACCTCGTTCCTTGGCGACCAGATGTTTGACATTGCTCTTCGCTCTGGTCCTACTCGTGGCGGGGTACGTGATCGTTGGCCACGGACTCTCACTCTCGCGAGAGGTGGCCACGAATGATGAAGCCCGAGCCCGTCCAGGTTCAGACGCGTCGAACATACCGGCAAGGCCCGCAGTCAAACAGGTCTCACATCGTGTTCGGACCTGTGACACCGTCGACGGTGGCTATCAATGTTTCCCGCAGCTGTCCCATCGATGGGGCCAGTATTCGCCATACTTTTCTCTTGCCAACACTGGCCTTCCCAGTGAAGTGCCCGAGAAGTGCGAGCTCACCTTTGTCCAAGTCTTGTCTCGTCATGGCGCACGGTATCCCACGGCGTCCAAGAGCAAAAAGTACAAATCTCTCATTCAGGCCATCCAAGCCAACGCGACAGCCTACAACGGTCAAAGTGTATTCCTGCGTGCCTACAACTATACGTTGGGAAGCGAGGATTTGACCTCCTTTGGCGAGCACCAGATGATCAACTCCGGGATCAAGTTCTACCAGCGCTATGCGGCCCTGACTCGCGACCACGTCCCCTTTATCCGCTCTTCAGACTCATCGCGTGTGGTCGCCTCGGGTCAACTGTTCATTCAAGGCTATGAACAATCCAAGGCACAAGATTGTGATGCGGATCACAGTCAAGATCACGCAGCCATCAATGTGCTGATCTCCGAAGCCCCCGGTGCCAACAACACCCTCAATCACAATACCTGCGCGGCCTTTGAAGCCGATAAGCTCGGCGACCAGGTCTCGGCGAAATACACGGCTCTCATTGCACCCCCTATGGCCCAACGCCTACACCACGATCTCCCAGGCGTCACCCTCACCGACGACCAAGTCATCTACCTCATGGACATGTGCGCCTACGACACCGTCGCAACCACCCCAGGCGCGACCTCCCTCTCACCCTTCTGCGCCCTCTTCACCGACACCGAGTGGTCCCAGTACAACTACCTTCAGTCCCTCGGCAAATACTACGGTTACGGCGCCGGCAACCCCCTCGGTCCAACCCAAGGCGTGGGATTCATCAACGAGCTCATCGCCCGCATGACTCATTCCCCCGTCCACGACCACACCACCAGCAATCGCACCCTCGACGCACCAGGCGCAGACTCGTTCCCCACCAACCGCACCCTCTACGCGGATTTCACCCACGATAACGGCATgatccccatcttcttcgcccTGGGCTTGTACAATGGATCAGACCCGCTGCCGCTCGATCGCATCGTGCCTGCCACACAGGCGGATGGATACTCTGCCGCGTGGCGGTGCCGTTTGCGGCGCGCGCCTATATCGAAATGA